One genomic window of Spirochaetia bacterium 38H-sp includes the following:
- a CDS encoding Trp family transcriptional regulator: MENNEKTRDYFKELVSYISTIDNPDKLMRFFEEILTPAERARLALRWELMVMLAYGFTQREIADRLGVSLCKVTRGAKILKDPESVTWELLEKMEEKQGEKDLT, translated from the coding sequence ATGGAAAATAACGAGAAGACAAGAGACTATTTTAAGGAGCTTGTCAGCTACATATCTACGATAGATAATCCTGACAAGCTTATGAGATTTTTTGAAGAGATTCTTACCCCTGCGGAGAGAGCCCGACTTGCTCTAAGATGGGAGCTCATGGTGATGCTTGCGTATGGTTTTACACAGAGGGAAATCGCCGACAGGCTGGGTGTCAGCCTGTGTAAGGTAACAAGAGGTGCCAAGATATTAAAGGACCCGGAGTCTGTTACCTGGGAATTACTTGAAAAGATGGAGGAAAAACAAGGTGAAAAAGATCTTACTTGA
- a CDS encoding ABC transporter ATP-binding protein has protein sequence MSLKVESVSCSFSGLNVLSDINLELENKGFLVVLGPSGCGKSTLLKLISGLITPNRGKIVLDGEDITGKPGMVSYMHQEDLLLPWLNILDNAALPLFIRGEKKTSARQKARELLADFGLAGFEQYYPGQLSGGMRQRVSLLRSYLYRNDILLLDEPFGALDAITREKMQDWLLDVFSSLSAAVLLVTHDVDEAILLADKIIVLSPRPARIREVFDVPFGRPRSRDVLLSSEYLKLKRSLWASLTH, from the coding sequence ATGTCTCTCAAAGTAGAATCCGTAAGTTGCTCGTTTTCTGGTCTCAATGTATTATCCGATATAAACCTTGAGCTGGAAAACAAAGGTTTTCTCGTTGTATTGGGTCCTTCTGGTTGTGGAAAAAGTACTCTTCTCAAGCTCATATCCGGTCTCATTACTCCTAACAGAGGAAAAATAGTTCTTGATGGAGAAGACATAACTGGTAAGCCCGGCATGGTAAGCTATATGCACCAGGAAGACCTTCTTTTGCCTTGGCTCAATATACTGGATAATGCAGCCCTCCCTCTATTTATCCGTGGAGAGAAAAAAACTAGCGCAAGACAAAAAGCAAGAGAGCTTCTTGCGGATTTTGGGCTTGCAGGCTTTGAGCAATATTATCCTGGACAGCTTTCTGGCGGCATGCGACAACGCGTATCCTTGCTAAGAAGCTATCTTTACAGAAATGATATCCTTCTTCTTGACGAACCCTTTGGTGCTCTGGATGCAATAACACGTGAGAAGATGCAGGATTGGCTGCTGGATGTTTTCTCCTCGCTGTCTGCAGCTGTTTTGCTGGTTACCCACGATGTTGACGAGGCCATACTCCTGGCTGATAAAATTATAGTGCTTTCCCCAAGGCCGGCCAGAATCCGTGAGGTATTTGATGTGCCGTTTGGCAGACCACGCTCGCGAGACGTCCTCTTAAGCTCCGAGTATCTCAAACTCAAACGTTCCCTTTGGGCATCTCTTACCCACTGA
- a CDS encoding lysophospholipase, giving the protein MESFLPYREVFLENDFSRKGGRIFLRVFSPHIAPQAVVIVSHGFGEHSGIYVEFAGYLAQHGFLVVCPDFPGHGISSGRRGVIDSLDSYLLCLDAARIWAESVSDGLSVFVVGHSMGGLIAACYALFRPEYVAAVALSAPALSLDGVPSWQRFLANSVMRLFPHFRMHVRLNLPDLSRDPVALARLLSDPLCHNYGSVSMLKAMEDGITRFRENAERYPVPVLLMQGEFDRIVPADVNMTLFDLFPSTDKELRVYDGAFHHLFIDLCREEVQADILSWLKSIAI; this is encoded by the coding sequence ATGGAATCGTTTTTGCCATACAGAGAGGTTTTTCTTGAGAACGATTTCTCTCGTAAGGGTGGTCGTATTTTCTTGCGTGTTTTTTCTCCGCACATTGCTCCTCAGGCTGTTGTGATTGTATCCCATGGCTTTGGAGAGCACTCTGGTATCTATGTGGAGTTTGCAGGTTATCTTGCTCAGCACGGGTTTCTTGTTGTCTGCCCTGATTTTCCTGGCCACGGGATAAGCTCCGGACGGCGCGGAGTTATAGATAGTCTTGATTCTTATCTACTCTGTCTGGATGCTGCCAGGATTTGGGCTGAGTCGGTATCGGACGGGCTATCTGTGTTTGTGGTAGGCCACAGTATGGGCGGGCTTATTGCGGCATGTTATGCCCTGTTTAGGCCGGAGTATGTGGCTGCCGTAGCACTTTCTGCCCCTGCGCTTTCTCTAGACGGTGTACCATCCTGGCAGAGATTTCTTGCTAATTCTGTTATGAGGTTGTTTCCGCACTTTAGGATGCATGTACGGCTTAATCTTCCTGATTTATCCAGGGATCCGGTTGCTCTTGCAAGGTTGTTGTCCGATCCGCTTTGTCATAATTATGGTAGTGTATCCATGCTCAAAGCTATGGAAGATGGCATAACAAGATTTAGAGAGAATGCAGAGCGCTATCCTGTTCCTGTCCTGCTAATGCAGGGAGAATTTGACAGAATTGTGCCTGCTGATGTCAATATGACTCTTTTTGACCTTTTTCCCTCTACGGATAAAGAGCTGCGTGTATATGACGGAGCTTTTCATCATCTTTTTATAGACCTCTGCAGAGAAGAAGTACAGGCTGATATCCTTTCCTGGTTAAAGAGTATTGCTATTTGA
- a CDS encoding ABC transporter substrate-binding protein codes for MTKRLIIFFVFIVSIFSVLAEAEKESVADASTHATPVTVVLDWTVNTNHTGLYVALDKGYYKDTGLDVSIVSPPETGGASLVVAGKAQFFVSYQEEITYARAAGTKLKALAAVIQHNTSGFAARKEEGINTPRDFEGKTYGGWGSPMEEAVIQALMKRYDADYSKVKNVSVGAVDFFAATEGDVDFMWIFYGWDGIAAGLKGVDISYIPIAEIEPSLDYYTPVLASSDQYISEEPHITKAFVMATAKGYQYAIEHPEEAAQILLKYAPELDHDLVLASQKYLAGQYAKDAERWGQMKLSVWHDFAAWLKENGLLEGSFSPEDAFTNEFLP; via the coding sequence ATGACCAAGCGACTTATCATATTTTTTGTTTTCATTGTGTCTATTTTCTCTGTTCTTGCAGAAGCAGAAAAAGAAAGTGTTGCGGATGCGTCAACACATGCCACACCTGTTACAGTGGTATTGGACTGGACAGTTAACACAAACCACACAGGTTTATATGTTGCACTTGATAAAGGCTACTATAAAGATACAGGACTAGATGTTTCTATAGTTTCTCCTCCAGAGACAGGAGGGGCATCTCTTGTGGTCGCCGGTAAGGCTCAGTTCTTTGTAAGTTATCAGGAAGAAATAACCTATGCCAGAGCCGCGGGGACAAAACTCAAGGCTCTGGCCGCAGTAATCCAGCACAATACCTCAGGATTTGCGGCAAGAAAAGAAGAAGGTATAAACACCCCCAGAGATTTCGAAGGAAAGACTTATGGCGGGTGGGGGTCTCCTATGGAAGAAGCCGTAATACAAGCCCTCATGAAGCGTTATGATGCGGATTACTCCAAGGTAAAAAATGTTTCTGTGGGTGCGGTTGACTTTTTTGCTGCAACAGAAGGCGATGTTGATTTTATGTGGATATTCTACGGCTGGGATGGGATAGCCGCAGGGCTCAAAGGTGTTGATATAAGCTATATACCGATAGCAGAGATAGAGCCATCGCTTGATTATTACACCCCGGTTCTTGCCTCAAGCGACCAATACATATCAGAAGAGCCTCACATAACAAAGGCCTTTGTCATGGCAACTGCAAAAGGTTATCAATATGCTATAGAACATCCAGAAGAGGCTGCACAAATACTCCTCAAGTATGCACCGGAACTTGACCATGACCTTGTGCTTGCAAGTCAAAAGTATCTTGCAGGTCAGTATGCAAAAGATGCAGAAAGATGGGGACAGATGAAACTCTCTGTCTGGCATGACTTTGCAGCATGGCTCAAAGAGAACGGTCTTCTTGAAGGTAGCTTTTCTCCAGAGGATGCTTTTACCAATGAGTTCTTACCGTAA
- a CDS encoding TrpB-like pyridoxal phosphate-dependent enzyme, whose product MPRQWYNILADMPGAPMDPPLNPATKKPMGPDELAALFPMALIEQEVSTQRWIDIPEEILDVLAIWRPSPLYRAYNLEKALGTPARIYFKWEGGSPPGSHKPNTAVPQAYYNAKEGITKLTTETGAGQWGSSLAFAGQFYGLEVRVFMVKVSYEAKPFRRLLMETWGASCIPSPSDKTDVGRSILAEDPECPGSLGIAISEAVEEALKREDTHYALGSVLNHVILHQSIIGLEAKKQLEKVGDYPDVVIGCVGGGSNFGGIAVPFAYDKINGKDLRILAAEPAACPSITRGVFAYDYGDTGKMTPMLRMHTLGHDFIPPSIHAGGLRYHGMSPIVSKLVEEGIAEAKSFHQRGIFDAAVLFARTEGFVVAPETAHAIKACVDEAIQAKEEGKEKVILVNASGHGHFDMNAYHQYFENKLEDYEYPEENIRKALEALPKI is encoded by the coding sequence ATGCCAAGACAGTGGTACAACATTCTTGCGGATATGCCGGGTGCACCTATGGATCCGCCCCTCAATCCTGCAACAAAGAAACCAATGGGACCGGATGAGCTTGCAGCATTATTCCCCATGGCTCTGATAGAGCAGGAAGTCAGCACCCAGAGATGGATAGATATCCCAGAAGAAATATTGGATGTGCTTGCAATATGGCGGCCTTCTCCCCTATACAGGGCTTATAATCTTGAGAAAGCACTTGGTACACCAGCACGCATATACTTTAAGTGGGAGGGAGGCTCTCCACCGGGTTCTCATAAACCCAATACAGCAGTACCTCAGGCATACTACAATGCAAAAGAGGGGATTACCAAGCTTACTACGGAGACAGGAGCAGGACAGTGGGGAAGCAGCCTTGCCTTTGCCGGGCAGTTTTACGGGCTTGAGGTCAGAGTTTTTATGGTAAAGGTAAGCTATGAGGCAAAGCCCTTCCGCAGACTGCTTATGGAAACTTGGGGGGCGTCCTGTATTCCCAGTCCTTCTGATAAAACCGATGTGGGCAGAAGCATACTGGCAGAAGACCCCGAATGTCCGGGTTCTCTGGGTATAGCCATAAGTGAGGCTGTGGAAGAAGCTCTCAAGAGAGAGGATACCCACTATGCACTTGGCTCTGTCCTCAATCATGTTATTTTGCATCAGTCCATAATAGGGCTTGAAGCAAAAAAGCAGCTTGAGAAAGTAGGGGATTATCCTGATGTGGTTATAGGCTGCGTAGGAGGCGGTTCCAACTTCGGTGGTATTGCAGTACCCTTTGCCTACGACAAAATCAATGGCAAAGACCTTAGGATACTTGCTGCCGAGCCTGCTGCTTGTCCTTCCATAACCAGAGGTGTTTTTGCTTACGACTATGGTGATACAGGTAAAATGACACCTATGCTAAGAATGCACACACTTGGCCATGATTTTATCCCGCCTTCCATACATGCTGGAGGCCTGCGCTATCACGGGATGTCTCCCATAGTCTCAAAGCTTGTTGAAGAAGGCATAGCCGAGGCCAAGTCCTTCCATCAGAGAGGAATCTTTGATGCGGCTGTTCTCTTTGCCAGAACAGAAGGTTTTGTAGTCGCACCTGAGACGGCTCATGCCATAAAGGCCTGTGTTGACGAGGCCATACAGGCAAAAGAAGAAGGCAAAGAAAAAGTCATTCTTGTCAATGCATCAGGGCACGGACATTTTGATATGAACGCATATCACCAGTACTTTGAGAACAAGCTGGAGGATTATGAATATCCGGAAGAAAATATAAGAAAAGCACTGGAAGCTTTGCCAAAGATATAG
- a CDS encoding diguanylate cyclase: MENKKGRKKNVRIAWYKLIAIKILFLHLIIVAAGITILFYFTNSLIERTIGTQETKKIQEETEIISETIENTGRHMILQELRQNVSKAIDICRAYQSEIQQHTHTPEEAKEHVMEYLKKQKIGESGYFAIVDSKANIIYHPQKELIGKNMANDTIIKRITEEKKGYFDYIWKNPGEQKARKKVLYMDYFSEWDWIVVATAYKEEYTSLIEENLLSDMLSAIVKNNKTFIMITSENNKRIISKNTIPDFSPNTYDITKNAIEDNHINYQYHGKTYVLVKNIIKDFSWNIFVIYSKSLLADTKNVLIRISGISLMAILVLSLFLTAYIYLRISRPIIKALPILKLATNGYLNARLKPVGHTELSILASYFNKLMLSLSQTIQEKNKAIAQSSFLGLFPQENPNPVIFINKDVKIAYANRTASRIFSIPEGYCNKELPTELKAIEENPGKNITITKDKTVYEFIPSPISKFDGIFYFGRDITKEKEYEKNLLIYKWLFEHAYEGMAITDEDGTIEQINPSFTNITGYTKAEAIGQNPRILKSEHHPPEFYVKMWNDLVTKGAWADEIWNRRKNGEVYPEWLSIFRIKDADKQVHYVGIFHDISNQKSMEEKLRHMAYHDALTGLPNRSLLNDRLKKHIAGAKRSGTSLAVVFIDMDNFKGINDTFGHKAGDLILKKIADILRKVCREVDTIARISGDEFALVLPDMRDRAFAIGVIKRIFKTAETNSLEYKGNSIPVSLSAGIAFYPDDGKTAEELLSHSDMALYRAKRHGKGRYEIYNKSDSEIVSRQMETYAFLREAVENNKINFLWKPWCTKEGNIEYLESTLRCNEADHLNTKTILEMIEQLNIAEEMLQTTLYHIAQLIEKISSGNIANFPDIVIRLPYSVIFSTSFSDNFIELCEKNSVTPKKFFFIFSSPVVKREKSKEAHPYILTLMEKGIRGSIDADWGIHISLSSYDEKIIAPFERLPNNILYRITETMDKDEQKTIEAINLLIKLKRYPDKKVVITDLNTEKDADFARKTEADLLSGPIIYPALPIDNIDAAIRNIK; the protein is encoded by the coding sequence ATGGAAAATAAAAAAGGTAGGAAAAAGAATGTCCGTATAGCGTGGTATAAGCTGATTGCAATAAAAATCCTTTTTCTGCATCTCATAATAGTAGCAGCAGGGATTACAATTTTGTTCTACTTCACCAATTCTCTTATAGAAAGGACAATAGGAACACAGGAAACAAAAAAAATACAGGAAGAAACAGAGATAATAAGTGAGACAATAGAAAATACAGGCAGGCATATGATTCTGCAAGAACTCAGACAAAATGTTTCCAAAGCGATTGATATATGCAGAGCCTACCAGAGTGAAATACAACAACACACACATACACCGGAAGAGGCAAAAGAGCATGTGATGGAATATCTAAAGAAACAAAAGATAGGAGAAAGCGGATACTTTGCCATAGTGGACAGCAAAGCCAATATCATATATCACCCACAAAAAGAACTTATAGGCAAAAATATGGCAAACGACACTATCATAAAAAGGATAACAGAAGAAAAAAAGGGATACTTTGACTACATATGGAAAAATCCGGGAGAACAAAAAGCAAGAAAAAAAGTGCTGTATATGGACTATTTTTCAGAATGGGACTGGATAGTGGTTGCAACGGCATATAAAGAGGAGTACACAAGCCTCATAGAAGAAAACCTACTTTCTGATATGCTATCCGCAATAGTAAAGAACAATAAAACCTTTATAATGATAACATCAGAAAATAACAAGAGGATAATAAGCAAGAACACCATTCCGGATTTTTCTCCCAATACGTATGATATTACAAAAAATGCAATAGAAGATAATCACATAAACTACCAATACCACGGGAAAACCTATGTATTGGTAAAGAATATTATAAAAGATTTTAGCTGGAATATTTTTGTCATATACAGCAAATCCCTACTTGCTGATACAAAAAATGTACTCATAAGAATATCTGGCATATCTCTTATGGCAATACTTGTATTATCTCTTTTTCTCACCGCATACATATATCTTAGAATAAGCAGACCCATAATAAAGGCTTTACCCATATTAAAGCTTGCAACCAACGGATACCTCAATGCAAGGTTGAAACCAGTAGGTCATACGGAGCTGAGTATACTTGCCAGCTATTTTAACAAACTAATGCTCTCTCTTTCTCAAACAATACAGGAAAAAAACAAAGCCATAGCCCAAAGCTCTTTTCTGGGCCTATTTCCCCAAGAAAACCCAAATCCTGTTATATTTATCAATAAGGATGTAAAGATAGCATACGCAAACAGAACTGCCTCAAGGATATTCTCCATACCAGAGGGATATTGTAACAAAGAGCTTCCTACAGAACTCAAAGCAATAGAAGAGAATCCTGGTAAAAACATAACAATAACAAAGGACAAAACAGTATACGAGTTTATTCCTTCTCCTATAAGCAAATTTGACGGCATTTTTTACTTTGGAAGGGACATAACAAAAGAGAAGGAATACGAGAAAAATCTGCTTATATACAAGTGGCTTTTTGAACATGCTTATGAAGGCATGGCCATAACTGATGAAGACGGTACGATAGAACAGATAAATCCATCTTTTACAAATATAACAGGCTATACAAAGGCAGAGGCAATAGGACAGAATCCCAGAATTCTAAAATCCGAGCACCATCCTCCGGAATTCTATGTAAAGATGTGGAACGACCTTGTAACAAAGGGGGCATGGGCAGACGAGATATGGAACAGGAGAAAAAACGGAGAGGTGTACCCAGAGTGGTTGTCTATCTTTAGGATAAAAGATGCAGACAAACAAGTTCATTATGTGGGTATATTTCATGATATAAGCAACCAAAAATCTATGGAAGAAAAGCTGCGGCATATGGCATATCACGATGCCCTTACAGGTCTTCCCAACAGAAGTCTTTTAAACGACAGATTGAAGAAGCATATAGCAGGTGCAAAACGCTCAGGCACAAGTCTTGCTGTTGTATTTATAGATATGGATAATTTTAAGGGTATTAATGATACCTTTGGTCATAAGGCGGGAGATCTTATTCTCAAAAAGATAGCAGACATTCTCAGAAAGGTCTGCAGGGAGGTTGATACAATTGCAAGGATATCTGGAGACGAGTTTGCTCTTGTTTTACCGGACATGAGAGATAGGGCCTTTGCCATAGGTGTTATAAAAAGGATTTTTAAAACAGCGGAAACAAATTCTCTTGAGTACAAAGGAAACTCAATTCCTGTAAGCCTAAGTGCAGGGATTGCCTTTTATCCGGACGACGGAAAGACAGCAGAAGAGCTTTTGAGCCACTCCGATATGGCATTGTACAGAGCAAAAAGGCATGGAAAGGGAAGATACGAGATATATAATAAATCCGATAGTGAAATAGTCTCCAGACAGATGGAAACATACGCTTTCCTGAGAGAAGCTGTAGAAAATAATAAAATAAATTTTTTGTGGAAACCCTGGTGTACAAAGGAAGGAAACATAGAATATCTGGAGAGCACTCTAAGATGCAATGAGGCTGATCATCTCAATACAAAAACTATTCTTGAGATGATAGAACAGTTAAATATTGCCGAAGAAATGTTGCAAACTACCCTATACCATATTGCTCAGCTAATAGAGAAGATATCTTCCGGTAACATAGCTAATTTTCCGGATATTGTGATAAGGCTTCCCTACTCAGTTATTTTTTCCACTAGTTTTTCAGACAATTTTATAGAGTTGTGCGAAAAAAACAGTGTTACGCCAAAAAAGTTCTTTTTTATATTCTCTTCCCCTGTTGTAAAAAGGGAGAAAAGCAAAGAAGCTCATCCGTACATTCTTACATTGATGGAAAAAGGAATAAGAGGAAGCATAGACGCAGACTGGGGAATACATATTTCTCTATCGTCTTATGATGAAAAAATAATAGCTCCCTTTGAGAGATTACCCAATAATATACTATACAGGATAACAGAAACCATGGATAAAGACGAACAAAAGACTATAGAGGCTATAAATCTACTAATAAAGCTCAAGAGATATCCGGATAAAAAAGTTGTAATAACAGACCTCAATACAGAAAAAGATGCAGATTTTGCAAGGAAGACAGAGGCCGATCTTCTCTCAGGTCCTATAATATATCCAGCTCTTCCAATAGACAATATTGACGCTGCTATCAGAAATATTAAATAA
- a CDS encoding thiamine-binding protein, whose product MPEAHLSLQIIPMTEKERLYPIVDKVIDYIKKSGVRYIVGPMETTMEGELDLLFDIAKEAHRICLEEGAWRVGAVIKTDVLPEGIRFEDKIGKYKQV is encoded by the coding sequence ATGCCAGAAGCACATCTTAGTCTACAAATTATTCCTATGACAGAGAAGGAAAGATTGTATCCCATAGTAGATAAGGTTATAGATTATATAAAGAAGAGCGGGGTCAGATATATAGTAGGTCCTATGGAAACAACAATGGAAGGAGAGTTGGATCTTCTTTTTGATATTGCAAAAGAAGCTCACAGAATCTGTCTAGAAGAAGGAGCATGGAGAGTAGGAGCTGTTATCAAGACAGATGTGCTGCCGGAGGGGATAAGGTTTGAAGACAAGATTGGTAAATACAAACAGGTATAA
- a CDS encoding ABC transporter permease, with product MIIRELISQFPLILPHLYATILTGIGGFIISIFIGFLMALFLDFSSAAKLLLYPILVVSQTIPIIFMYPLFLIWFGYGIASKLFVVILVCFFPVSVSLTDGLASTDSELLLLFRSFNASRIKTFFYLRLPSAIPSLFSGLKIAATYSIMGAVIGEWLGASRGLGVYMLRAYKTFSTPRVFAAIIIVVAASLIVVYLVKKAEQLLLPWIQKAEGFSAKTMGKSLEM from the coding sequence ATGATTATAAGAGAACTGATTTCTCAGTTTCCACTTATACTTCCTCATCTTTATGCAACTATTCTAACAGGTATAGGCGGTTTTATTATCTCGATTTTTATAGGATTTTTGATGGCTCTCTTTCTTGACTTCTCGTCTGCTGCCAAGCTGCTACTATATCCTATTCTAGTTGTTTCTCAGACAATACCTATTATCTTTATGTATCCGCTATTTCTGATATGGTTTGGCTACGGCATTGCGAGCAAACTTTTTGTTGTTATCTTGGTATGTTTTTTCCCTGTAAGTGTGAGTCTAACTGATGGTCTTGCATCCACGGACTCGGAGTTGCTGCTGCTTTTCCGCTCGTTTAATGCTTCCAGAATAAAGACTTTTTTTTATTTGCGCTTACCTTCTGCTATCCCTTCTCTTTTCTCTGGACTTAAGATAGCTGCAACCTACAGTATAATGGGTGCTGTCATAGGAGAATGGCTGGGTGCTTCCAGAGGTCTTGGAGTATATATGCTGCGTGCCTATAAAACCTTTTCGACTCCAAGAGTTTTTGCAGCCATAATCATAGTTGTAGCCGCAAGCCTTATTGTTGTGTATCTTGTAAAAAAAGCAGAGCAGCTTCTATTGCCTTGGATACAAAAGGCAGAAGGCTTTTCTGCCAAAACCATGGGGAAATCCCTAGAGATGTAA